From Drosophila suzukii chromosome 2R, CBGP_Dsuzu_IsoJpt1.0, whole genome shotgun sequence, a single genomic window includes:
- the rad50 gene encoding DNA repair protein RAD50 encodes MSSIDKLSIQGVRSFGSNAEDLQSITFSSPVTLILGENGCGKTTVIECLKYALTGECPPGSDRGKSFVHDPKIFGLNESLAQIKMQVRDKRGAQASICRTMKVSNKRNKVSFETMDSTINFLTGAGQSKRENQDSLSGRTVDIDVAISDFMGVSKAIINNVLFCHQEDSSWPLDEAKKLKEKFDAIFGITEYNKALDKIIKLRKEAVEQLKVMDANMKHVAYLKEEMEVKTLSLQKAQQKCDSIKAQCNECEEEMKPIEARLLEIRNVEFEVGKYQAQKVEMDTKHKNCKEQISTITRKIKSPFKGSLIELEQEINNFDQRMSEMRQQRTEAEQSLSQLKKSSAAEQEKLSTQDRKHCLAKQRHQSEQTCRAQLLKRVKDFCLELKIPIDGDLVEQPEKLEKVMQDIEEMLLSKHCEITEIVEQNDKADRGRQAKIDELRIELTKSEQSVTAQEKQKETSKRESETLGAEIKKIETSMQELKKLEKEIAEVNELYETATKDLDQQAMKEVIACKKASITEKQTLFKKLDEQLTFLGSMAKMVAEISLKQKELEKRNQEVHRVRSRHADNFGKFFKEPINSNYRRSMQGAYDRLRREIQELNEKANSQKLKEQSHEIKRKNLIVEISRMEKELKESEELIFQKCRSTPYDDLLERSKTAISKLQFDHGALKSAEALYKKYIQKIDEEPCCPLCHHDMSSDEACDLTNELTDEIQKLPDNITRAEKALKAEQIKFENLLQIKPNILKVKDLKESLPQKKEELKKVEELLGESVSEYETLLALIGEPTQNMELANSMMGDMTLLDEALKDSLRLTKDLDQQKAKLPASYDSSVSMDALQAEKSQVSKELEAERKELDSTQNTFQQQMDALNRLREKKNSLKDRQIHLQEGLQSLPQLKERFEKLKTFLITVATEISELKAKIQPLKQNLRKSIDEKERLKESERAKVAQMNTKYNSYKSTDQDIQRLNKEAQEFAKLNLQSEIKKLDEVIKATKDQLRKLENEISLKTDELETIKTECLNQQTVERDLKDNRELKQLQDKEIKLRESCQTLDKQLGNLDFRSVSKEKLELTKQRDKATVRKGELLGQLGEINNQVNKLKREIDEPKFKESLKNFRKANYELMVTRLSIEDLGQHRLALEWALIQFHAEKMEKINRLIREYWRMIYRGNDIDYIQVKTDEVSTDASADRRKTYNYRVVQSKNNTEIEMRGRCSAGQRVLASLIIRLALAETFSSNCGVLALDEPTTNLDRINITSLCDALNCIVEERQSQSNFMLIIITHDENFISSLGKITSYHRVFRNDECKSVIRKVQVG; translated from the exons ATGTCATCTATTGACAAGCTGTCCATCCAGGGAGTCCGGAGTTTCGGTTCCAATGCCGAGGATCTACAG AGCATTACGTTCTCATCGCCGGTTACCCTGATTTTGGGAGAGAATGGATGCGGAAAAACGACCGTAATAGAGTGCTTAAAGTACGCCCTGACCGGCGAGTGTCCGCCCGGGAGTGACCGCGGCAAGAGTTTCGTCCACGACCCCAAGATCTTTGGGCTGAACGAGTCGCTGGCGCAGATCAAGATGCAGGTGCGGGACAAGCGGGGTGCCCAGGCTTCCATTTGTCGCACCATGAAGGTGTCCAACAAGCGCAACAAGGTGTCCTTCGAGACAATGGACTCCACAATCAACTTTCTGACCGGCGCTGGGCAATCTAAGCGCGAGAATCAGGACTCCCTGAGCGGTCGCACGGTGGACATCGATGTGGCAATCTCAGACTTCATGGGCGTCTCGAAGGCTATCATCAACAATGTCCTGTTCTGCCATCAAGAGGACTCCAGTTGGCCGCTGGACGAAGCAAAGAAGTTGAAGGAGAAGTTCGACGCAATATTCGGAATCACAGAGTACAATAAGGCCTTGGATAAAATCATAAAGCTCCGCAAGGAAGCTGTGGAGCAGCTGAAAGTGATGG ACGCCAACATGAAGCATGTAGCTTATCTCAAGGAGGAAATGGAGGTTAAAACTCTGAGCCTGCAGAAGGCCCAGCAAAAATGCGACTCCATCAAGGCGCAGTGCAACGAATGCGAAGAGGAAATGAAGCCCATTGAGGCCAGGTTGTTGGAAATCCGGAATGTCGAGTTTGAAGTTGGCAAGTATCAGGCGCAGAAGGTTGAAATGGACACCAA GCACAAAAACTGCAAGGAGCAGATCTCCACCATAACGCGGAAGATCAAGAGCCCTTTTAAAGGTTCTCTGATTGAGTTAGAGCAAGAGATCAACAACTTCGATCAGCGCATGTCGGAGATGCGGCAACAGCGCACAGAAGCGGAACAGAGTTTGTCCCAGCTTAAGAAAAGCAGTGCAGCTGAACAGGAAAAGTTGAGCACGCAGGACAGGAAGCATTGCCTGGCCAAGCAACGTCACCAAAGCGAGCAGACTTGTCGGGCACAGCTTCTGAAGCGGGTGAAAGACTTCTGCCTCGAACTTAAGATTCCCATTGACGGAGATCTTGTTGAGCAGCCCGAGAAGCTTGAGAAAGTAATGCAGGACATCGAGGAGATGTTACTAAGCAAGCACTGTGAAATCACAGAGATCGTCGAGCAGAACGACAAGGCCGATCGGGGCAGGCAAGCCAAGATCGACGAGTTGCGCATTGAGCTGACCAAGTCGGAGCAAAGCGTGACAGCGCAAGAGAAGCAGAAGGAGACTAGCAAAAGAGAGAGTGAAACCCTTGGCGCtgagataaaaaaaattgaaacatCCATGCAAGAATTGAAGAAGCTGGAGAAAGAAATTGCCGAAGTCAACGAGCTGTACGAGACCGCTACGAAAGATTTGGACCAGCAGGCGATGAAAGAGGTCATAGCCTGTAAAAAGGCCAGTATTACCGAGAAGCAAACTCTCTTTAAGAAGCTGGACGAACAGTTGACTTTCCTAGGCTCCATGGCCAAGATGGTTGCCGAAATCAGCCTCAAGCAGAAGGAGCTCGAAAAGAGGAACCAGGAAGTGCACCGTGTGCGCAGCCGACACGCTGATAACTTTGGAAAATTCTTTAAGGAACCCATCAATAGCAACTATCGCCGATCGATGCAAGGAGCCTACGATAGGCTCCGGCGTGAGATCCAGGAACTTAACGAAAAGGCAAACTCGCAGAAGCTGAAGGAGCAGTCGCACGAGATCAAACGTAAGAACCTCATCGTTGAGATTTCGCGCATGGAGAAAGAGCTTAAAGAGAGTGAGGAGTTGATATTTCAAAAGTGTCGGTCAACTCCGTACGATGATCTGCTAGAGCGAAGCAAAACGGCCATATCCAAGCTGCAGTTCGACCATGGGGCGCTGAAATCTGCTGAGGCCCTTTACAAGAA GTACATACAGAAAATCGATGAAGAGCCTTGTTGCCCATTGTGCCATCACGACATGTCTAGTGATGAGGCTTGCGATTTGACCAACGAGCTAACCGATGAGATCCAAAAGTTGCCCGATAATATCACCAGAGCTGAAAAAGCGCTGAAAGCGGAGCAAATCAAGTTTGAGAACTTATTGCAAATAAAACCCAACATCCTTAAGGTCAAGGATCTGAAGGAATCACTGCCTCAGAAAAAGGAGGAACTGAAAAAAGTGGAGGAGTTGCTAGGGGAGAGTGTCAGCGAATATGAAACGTTGCTTGCTTTGATTGGCGAGCCTACACAGAATATGGAGTTGGCAAATTCCATGATGGGTGATATGACTTTGTTAGACGAGGCTTTAAAAGACTCGCTACGACTTACAAAAGATCTGGATCAGCAAAAG GCCAAGTTGCCTGCATCTTACGATTCAAGTGTCTCGATGGATGCCTTGCAGGCGGAGAAGAGTCAGGTTTCCAAGGAGTTGGAAGCGGAACGGAAGGAATTAGACTCCACTCAGAATACATTCCAACAGCAAATGGATGCCCTTAACCGTTTGCGCGAAAAGAAGAATAG TTTGAAAGACAGACAAATACACCTACAGGAGGGTCTTCAAAGCTTGCCACAGTTAAAGGAACGTTTTGAAAAGCTCAAAACATTTCTAATTACAGTTGCCACTGAAATAAGCGAACTAAAGGCCAAAATTCAGCCTTTAAAGCAGAACTTAAGAAAATCCATAGATGAAAAAGAGCGTTTAAAGGAGAGTGAAAGAGCCAAGGTAGCTCAGATGAATACGAAATATAATTCCTACAAAAGCACAGATCAGGACATACAAAG ATTGAATAAAGAAGCTCAGGAGTTTGCCAAATTGAATCTTCAAAGTGAAATCAAGAAACTTGATGAGGTTATAAAGGCAACTAAGGATCAGCTGAGGAAGTTG GAAAACGAAATCTCTTTGAAAACTGATGAACTGGAGACTATTAAAACTGAGTGCCTCAACCAGCAGACCGTCGAACGAGATCTGAAGGATAATCGAGAGCTGAAACAGCTGCAGGATAAGGAAATAAAGCTGAGAGAAAGCTGCCAGACGCTTGACAAGCAACTTGGTAACCTGGATTTCCGCAGCGTCAGCAAGGAGAAACTTGAGCTGACAAAACAACGGGATAAGGCCACAGTGCGTAAGGGTGAGCTTCTGGGCCAGCTGGGCGAGATTAACAACCAGGTGAACAAGTTGAAGCGAGAAATCGATGAACCCAAGTTTAAGGAGTCTCTTAAAAACTTCCGGAAGGCTAATTACGAGCTAATGGTAACTCGTCTCAGCATCGAGGACTTGGGCCAACATCGTTTGGCCTTGGAGTGGGCCCTGATTCAGTTCCATGCGGAGAAGATGGAGAAGATCAACCGGCTGATACGCGAGTACTGGCGGATGATATACCGCGGTAATGACATTGACTACATTCAGGTGAAGACAGACGAGGTCAGCACGGATGCTTCGGCGGATCGCCGAAAGACCTACAACTACAGAGTGGTCCAGTCGAAGAATAACACTGAGATCGAGATGCGGGGACGCTGCAGTGCTGGTCAGCGCGTCCTGGCCTCGCTGATTATACGCTTGGCACTGGCCGAGACGTTTAGCAGTAATTGCGGTGTGCTGGCCTTGGATGAGCCCACCACGAACTTGGATCGCATCAATATAACCTCGTTGTGCGATGCGCTGAACTGCATCGTGGAGGAGCGCCAGAGTCAGTCGAACTTTATGCTCATCATCATCACACACGACGAGAACTTCATCTCGTCGCTGGGCAAGATAACCAGCTACCATCGCGTCTTCCGCAACGATGAGTGCAAATCGGTTATACGGAAAGTGCAGGTTGGCTGA
- the LOC108008672 gene encoding probable palmitoyltransferase ZDHHC24 isoform X2, whose amino-acid sequence MVVKKVEAPPDQMDWRECSECQRLAPPRSWHCKVCKVCVLKRDHHCLYTGCCIGHRNHRFFMGFIFYLFVGSVYALVYNSIYMWIIQGHIYCNWLTLLKLTCPMLLLVTGSFWVNMYLLFYSLNVLALAYGVLLLGYHVPIVLRGGVSADRTKESKQKYDRGVYQNLRSVFGDRMHIAWLSPLIRSDLPDDGYHWTASRNRKD is encoded by the exons ATGGTAG TGAAAAAGGTGGAGGCACCACCGGATCAGATGGATTGGAGGGAGTGCAGCGAGTGCCAGAGACTTGCCCCGCCCAGATCTTGGCATTGCAAGGTCTGCAAGGTGTGCGTACTGAAGCGGGATCACCACTGCCTCTACACTGGCTGCTGCATTGGACACAGGAACCATCGCTTCTTCATGGGTTTCATTTTCTATCTATTTGTGGGATCCGTCTACGCCCTGGTCTACAACTCCATCTACATGTGGATTATCCAGGGGCACATCTATTGCAACTGGCTAACCCTTCTCAAGCTGACCTGCCCCATGCTGCTCCTGGTGACGGGTAGTTTCTGGGTTAACATGTACCTGCTGTTCTACAGCTTGAATGTTTTAGCCCTGGCCTATGGGGTGCTCCTCTTGGGTTACCATGTGCCCATCGTTTTGAGAGGCGGGGTTTCCGCCGATCGCACAAAGGAGAGCAAGCAAAAGTACGACAGAGGAGTCTACCAAAATCTGAGGAGTGTTTTTGGAGACCGCATGCATATAGCCTGGTTATCTCCATTGATTCGCAGCGATCTGCCGGATGACGGATACCACTGGACTGCCTCTAGGAACAGAAAAGACTAA
- the LOC118876933 gene encoding uncharacterized protein, producing MFYTRGLLLLAILPSVEVMCYSVQFGTMHPLAVAIYEIEVFSKHSGGYVDVEFKQKAKLCFHINLILIIDESKMEWEGQAFILSGGIGYNFTTLRLTYNQPEAAKATVLIYGIPR from the exons ATGTTCTATACGCGTGGTCTATTGCTGCTGGCAATCCTTCCTTCTGTGGAAGTTATGTGCTACTCCGTTCAATTCGGCACTATGCACCCCCTAGCAGTTGCTATTTATGAAATCGAAGTATTCTCTAAACATTCTGGTGGATATGTAGATGTGGAGTTCAAACAAAag GCCAAATTGTGTTTCCACATCAACCTGATTTTGATCATCGATGAAAGTAAAATGGAATGGGAAGGACAAGCATTCATTCTCAGTGGCGGCATTGGTTACAACTTTACCACCTTAAGATTAACATATAACCAGCCAGAGGCAGCCAAAGCCACAGTGCTCATCTACGGCATTCCTAGGTAG
- the LOC108008672 gene encoding probable palmitoyltransferase ZDHHC24 isoform X1 produces the protein MRIRSNPLPRRLVDVLCFLIIGVFLPVVFLFEIVVVLPAFHEPGGFLHTFTFLMAMFLVFNIKGNMIACMMIDTSVDVKKVEAPPDQMDWRECSECQRLAPPRSWHCKVCKVCVLKRDHHCLYTGCCIGHRNHRFFMGFIFYLFVGSVYALVYNSIYMWIIQGHIYCNWLTLLKLTCPMLLLVTGSFWVNMYLLFYSLNVLALAYGVLLLGYHVPIVLRGGVSADRTKESKQKYDRGVYQNLRSVFGDRMHIAWLSPLIRSDLPDDGYHWTASRNRKD, from the exons ATGAGAATCCGTAGCAACCCGCTGCCCCGCCGGCTGGTGGATGTCTTGTGCTTCCTGATTATTGGGGTCTTTCTGCCGGTGGTGTTCCTGTTCGAGATCGTGGTGGTGCTACCCGCTTTCCATGAGCCCGGCGGCTTCTTGCACACCTTCACCTTCCTGATGGCCATGTTCCTGGTGTTTAATATCAAGGGAAATATGATTGCTTGCATGATGATCGACACCAGTGTGGATG TGAAAAAGGTGGAGGCACCACCGGATCAGATGGATTGGAGGGAGTGCAGCGAGTGCCAGAGACTTGCCCCGCCCAGATCTTGGCATTGCAAGGTCTGCAAGGTGTGCGTACTGAAGCGGGATCACCACTGCCTCTACACTGGCTGCTGCATTGGACACAGGAACCATCGCTTCTTCATGGGTTTCATTTTCTATCTATTTGTGGGATCCGTCTACGCCCTGGTCTACAACTCCATCTACATGTGGATTATCCAGGGGCACATCTATTGCAACTGGCTAACCCTTCTCAAGCTGACCTGCCCCATGCTGCTCCTGGTGACGGGTAGTTTCTGGGTTAACATGTACCTGCTGTTCTACAGCTTGAATGTTTTAGCCCTGGCCTATGGGGTGCTCCTCTTGGGTTACCATGTGCCCATCGTTTTGAGAGGCGGGGTTTCCGCCGATCGCACAAAGGAGAGCAAGCAAAAGTACGACAGAGGAGTCTACCAAAATCTGAGGAGTGTTTTTGGAGACCGCATGCATATAGCCTGGTTATCTCCATTGATTCGCAGCGATCTGCCGGATGACGGATACCACTGGACTGCCTCTAGGAACAGAAAAGACTAA
- the LOC108008621 gene encoding integrin alpha-PS3-like produces the protein MRPLFFLVLLGLQSQIDAFNFSPHPNLVINFPKPLGTRLKQTRSSYFGFSVVIRPQSIIVGAPRAQPTLDSQMTINEPGAIFRCSLENAICNPYVMDSQGNVVTPDTWTMNSESKDFQWLGGSMDGGTRDTDMLLVCAPRFFASRGNEGHLHGICYWINNTTNSTPQNVTRISPFRLESNQMYPNRTGRYYYFMGEQGLSAHVADDNSQFLIGAPGVYNWKGAVNLYKNNEDNILRKLSLDENSYLGYAVSSGYFDSNDPTTLYYVATAPKDQINSAVAYIFDDQRFIYPKQTLRGKQFGEYFGYSVLAEDLNGDGLTDVIISAPLNDMGNSCDNGVIYVFINKGSFEFDRTTVESPAGSKARFGTTLSRLGDINHDGYNDVAVGAPFAGNGSVFIYLGSESGLRNRPSQRLDAPSQTHYEYGDHMFGHGLSRGSDIDGNGFNDFAIGAPNAETVYLYRSYPVVKIHATLNLESRYIKPKQGQVIFTACYRLGTMAKPKDLQQKELDIRITMDKRAKFTENHSSEMIFKANAGLVEQCRIFEIQVTRKSVLTPIELEMHYELAKKIPKTEGFCETCVTVDPTDPNSFTEKIVFSTGCATDVCVVDLQLKSEDLGPTYILGSTDTLRLKYEITNHGETAFLPQFNVTSSARLPFAQIPGNCKVDESVMICDLNHGQPLAKGDSDSVSISFDVTQLRGQSLIINAAVFSEGNEKNSTDNKQTNKINLREFTEIDVSGSQRSDQVDLDDKRISEEIINSYEIKSNGPSTIEQLTVSFYLPIAHKKADSSELQHIINITSLKMQATHDSKVLPIKLYDHNNNLLIVDTTDNYTHNELEEDDHITYSIRKRRDLNEPVTNLKQYALAKTHDLPVNRTIAFNCQDVNKTICVRAEMSVQLRPDKPISLNVSFIVDLTEVVDPWEYYVILSDLELFKKEDPTSSSLVINKNIQPNVMHRHLRVELPIWYIIWSLIGGFLLLCAITYVLYKFGFFKRKRRDELNLIRQSIKGEIPIEILEENSSSDIDDLPDQQIENIEPSSLISGPSFTS, from the exons ATGCGTCCACTTTTTTTTCTTGTATTGTTGGGCCTTCAATCCCAAATTGATGCATTCAATTTTTCGCCACATCCGAACCTTGTGATAAATTTCCCAAAGCCTTTAGGGACTCGTTTAAAACAAACGCGAAGCTCCTACTTTGGATTCTCAGTCGTCATTCGTCCACAAAG CATCATAGTGGGAGCTCCCCGGGCTCAGCCCACCTTGGATTCGCAAATGACCATCAACGAGCCAGGAGCGATCTTCAGGTGCTCCCTTGAAAACGCAATCTGCAATCCGTATGTCATGGATTCCCAGGGAAATGTGGTTACGCCTGACACTTGGACAATGAACTCTGAGAGCAAGGATTTTCAGTGGCTTGGTGGATCAATGGATGGTGGCACAAGGGATACGGATATGCTCCTCGTGTGCGCACCCCGATTTTTCGCCTCCAGGGGAAACGAGGGTCACCTTCATGGAATTTGCTATTGGATCAATAACACAACGAATAGTACCCCGCAAAACGTGACTCGCATCTCTCCATTCCGCTTGGAATCAAACCAGATGTATCCAAACCGTACAGGCAGGTACTATTACTTTATGGGGGAACAGGGACTCAGTGCCCACGTGGCGGACGATAACTCCCAATTCCTGATCGGAGCACCAGGTGTCTATAATTGGAAGGGAGCGGTAAACCTTTACAAGAACAACGAAGACAACATCCTCAGGAAGCTTTCATTGGATGAAAACTCGTACCTTGGCTATGCCGTGAGCTCCGGATATTTTGACAGCAACGACCCGACCACCCTCTATTACGTGGCCACTGCTCCCAAAGACCAAATAAATTCCGCGGTAGCCTATATTTTTGATGATCAAAGGTTTATCTACCCAAAACAAACTTTGAGAGGCAAGCAGTTTGGCGAATATTTTGGATACTCCGTTCTGGCGGAAGATCTTAATGGAGACGGACTAACAGACGTTATCATATCAGCACCCCTAAATGATATGGGTAATTCCTGCGACAACGGTGtcatttatgtttttatcaaCAAGGGCTCG TTTGAGTTTGACCGGACGACTGTGGAATCTCCAGCGGGAAGCAAGGCTCGATTCGGAACAACTCTTTCGCGTCTGGGAGATATAAACCATGACGGATACAATG ACGTGGCCGTGGGAGCACCGTTTGCCGGAAACGGATCTGTTTTCATATATCTAGGAAGCGAAAGTGGATTACGGAATAGACCTAGTCAGCGACTGGATGCTCCTTCCCAGACACATTACGAGTACGGAGATCACATGTTCGGTCACGGCCTGTCCCGCGGATCGGATATAGATGGCAATGGATTCAACGACTTCGCTATAGGTGCACCCAATGCCGAGACTGTTTATCTCTATCGCTCCTATCCTGTAGTAAAAATACATGCTACGTTAAATTTGGAATCCCGATATATCAAACCGAAACAGGGGCAGGTAATTTTCACCGCCTGCTACCGCTTGGGTACCATGGCCAAACCTAAGGATCTGCAGCAGAAGGAGCTAGACATCCGGATTACCATGGACAAGCGGGCTAAATTCACCGAGAATCACAGCAGTGAGATGATCTTCAAGGCAAATGCGGGTCTTGTCGAGCAATGTCGTATCTTCGAGATCCAGGTGACCAGAAAGTCCGTACTCACGCCCATCGAACTGGAGATGCACTACGAGTTGGCAAAGAAGATTCCCAAAACGGAAG GGTTCTGCGAAACCTGCGTGACTGTTGATCCCACGGATCCGAATTCTTTCACCGAAAAGATAGTTTTCTCTACGGGGTGTGCCACCGATGTTTGCGTCGTTGATCTGCAGTTGAAGAGCGAGGATTTAGG accCACTTATATTTTGGGTTCTACCGACACACTCCGCCTAAAGTACGAGATCACCAACCATGGAGAGACCGCCTTCCTGCCTCAATTCAACGTCACCAGCTCCGCCCGTCTACCTTTCGCTCAGATTCCTGGAAATTGCAAAGTCGATGAGTCGGTTATGATATGCGACCTGAACCATGGACAACCGCTGGCCAAAGGTGACAGTGATTCCGTCTCCATAAGTTTCGATGTGACCCAACTCAGGGGACAATCGCTGATCATCAACGCAGCAGTATTTAGTGAGGGAAACGAGAAGAATTCGACGGATAATAAGCAGACCAACAAGATCAACCTGAGAGAGTTTACCGAGATTGATGTAAGCGG AAGTCAGAGAAGCGATCAAGTTGATTTGGATGACAAGAGGATCTCCGAGGAAATTATCAACAGTTACGAAATCAAGAGCAACGGGCCCAGTACCATCGAACAGTTGACCGTATCTTTTTATTTACCCATTGCACATAAAAAGGCAGATTCCTCAGAATTGCAACACATTATTAATATAACCAGCCTGAAAATGCAGGCCACCCACGATTCCAAAGTGTTACCCATTAAACTTTATGACCACAATAATAACCTACTGATTGTGGACACCACTGATAATTATACCCACAACGAACTGGAAGAGGACGACCACATAACCTATTCCATTCGAAAGCGAAGGGATCTCAACGAACCGGTCACGAACCTAAAGCAGTACGCTCTTGCTAAGACTCACGATCTGCCCGTGAACCGAACCATTGCGTTTAATTGTCAGGACGTTAATAAGACGATCTGCGTCAGGGCAGAGATGAGCGTCCAATTAAGGCCAGATAAACCTATCAGCCTCAATGTTAGCTTTATCGTAGATCTAACCGAAGTTGTAGATCCTTGGGAGTACTATGTTATCTTAAGCGATCTAGAGCTGTTCAAGAAAGAAGATCCCACAAGCAGTTCGCTTGTAATTAACAAGAACATCCAACCAAATGTGATGCACAGGCACCTAAGGGTTGAACTACCCATCTGGTATATTATTTGGTCCCTAATCGGTGGCTTCCTCTTACTTTGTGCAATAACCTACGTCCTATACAAG TTCGGATTCTTTAAACGCAAGAGGAGGGACGAGCTGAACTTGATTCGACAAAGCATTAAAGGGGAGATTCCCATCGAGATATTGGAGGAAAACAGTAGTAGTGACATCGACGACTTACCAGATCAGCAAATAGAAAATATAGAACCGAGTAGTTTAATAAGCGGACCTAGCTTTACATCATAG
- the mRpS29 gene encoding small ribosomal subunit protein mS29 has protein sequence MKMIRNRFGSLSRVSVQLQRHVQQMSTNAAVAPAEGTTINEFRTAVSNPGEHSAVQVAKFYTIPAEQKKQIFGGGGLPKQYEQQIKTFTEACLMVRNPALELLQYIKDTDLTKPVVRYVLYGENGTGKTLTMAHVLHYGALNDYVLVHVPWAPNWMKRPKEASNAAGQEGMIDLPFDAAAWLVHFKTQNSQLLQRLQLKTSKEYVWSKRESTPAGSTLIELVEHGIARIKYASETTAALIAELKQLSTAGQCKVMVAIDGFNAFFHPVTRIFSDNKQRVTPDQVTLTQPFLDITNYDWPNGVCILSVDKIAMTEGHMDSYMPRYLLGQEGFEHLDPFVPIHVDNYTDKEFHSYISYYLDRHWINKTPQGFEEQLKFMSNKNPYALMQLVRAL, from the coding sequence ATGAAAATGATCCGGAATCGCTTTGGCAGCTTGTCGCGCGTCTCTGTCCAGTTGCAGCGCCATGTCCAGCAGATGTCCACGAATGCAGCAGTGGCTCCGGCGGAGGGAACCACCATCAATGAGTTCAGGACGGCTGTTAGCAATCCCGGCGAGCACTCGGCTGTGCAGGTGGCCAAGTTCTACACCATTCCCGCGGAGCAGAAGAAGCAGATCTTCGGTGGCGGTGGCCTGCCCAAGCAGTACGAGCAGCAGATCAAGACCTTTACGGAAGCTTGTCTGATGGTCCGGAATCCTGCCCTGGAACTGCTGCAGTACATCAAAGACACCGACTTAACCAAGCCAGTGGTGCGGTATGTGCTGTATGGAGAGAATGGAACCGGCAAGACCCTGACCATGGCCCATGTGCTGCACTACGGTGCCCTCAACGACTACGTGCTGGTCCACGTGCCCTGGGCGCCCAACTGGATGAAACGGCCAAAGGAAGCGTCCAATGCCGCCGGCCAGGAGGGCATGATTGACCTGCCTTTCGATGCGGCCGCCTGGCTGGTGCACTTTAAGACCCAGAACAGCCAGCTTCTCCAGCGGCTGCAGCTGAAAACCAGCAAGGAGTACGTTTGGAGCAAGCGCGAAAGCACGCCAGCGGGCTCCACGCTCATTGAGCTGGTTGAGCACGGGATAGCACGTATCAAGTACGCCTCGGAGACCACGGCGGCGCTGATTGCGGAACTCAAACAGCTCTCCACCGCTGGTCAGTGCAAGGTGATGGTGGCCATCGATGGCTTCAATGCCTTTTTCCATCCAGTTACCCGCATTTTCTCCGACAACAAGCAGCGGGTGACCCCGGATCAAGTCACACTCACCCAGCCCTTCCTCGACATCACCAACTATGACTGGCCGAACGGAGTGTGCATCCTGTCCGTGGACAAGATCGCCATGACCGAGGGCCACATGGACTCGTATATGCCGCGCTATCTGCTAGGCCAGGAGGGCTTCGAGCATCTGGATCCCTTCGTGCCCATCCACGTGGATAACTACACGGACAAGGAGTTCCACAGCTACATCAGCTACTATCTCGACCGCCACTGGATCAACAAGACGCCGCAGGGATTCGAGGAGCAGCTCAAGTTCATGAGCAACAAGAATCCCTACGCGCTGATGCAGCTGGTGAGGGCTTTGTAG